The following is a genomic window from Micropterus dolomieu isolate WLL.071019.BEF.003 ecotype Adirondacks linkage group LG12, ASM2129224v1, whole genome shotgun sequence.
CTCCTTTATGGGGCCCCTTGGTGAGTCTGGCCCCCATAAACCCCGCTCCTGAATAAAATAGAGTCTAATTGTGTACACACTGTGTGACAATATTACATCCGtttacatacaaatacattatGGTAGCCTATCATTTTAGACTGCAGTAACCTGTATACACTCACTGAATACAATAGGCTACtctgtgtatttatatttcaaGTGTGTATATTCAGATCTAACCCGTCTGCAGACGGACCCTCCAGCTGCCGTTAACGGCAAAATCCCCCGgtagaataaacaaaaacaaccataCCGCTCCATCCATCCGTCCGCGGTCCTCTGTGTGGGTTTGCGGgccttgctgctgctgttctcgGTGTGATTATTGTCGGTGTGTCGGTGTGTCGGAACTCGGTACCGCCGGggcctcctctctctgtctctccggTTCCCCGCCTCCTCGCTCTCCCTTCGCGGTGCGACCCTCCGCCAGCCCCGCCGCCATCAGCGCCAGCGGCACGTCAAGCACGCACGGCCCGAGACCACACACTTCCGCCTTGTTGCGTGTgttgatttcaaaataaaagctgtgtATTTTCCCATAGGAAAATGCACATAACATTTATATTGAATGAGGGATTATTTACTTTTCCATAAATGTTTTCAAGGGCTCATATTATTGTGCGACGaccatatacagtctatggtgatGACTTAGCTCACAAGGTGTGGCGATGCACAATATAGCACAAGAACAAGATGACAAggtattttaacactattttgaggAAATATTCAATGTTGAAATATAATTGTGTCTACTAATTGTAAAAtctttagcattaaacactttatttcctgaattctggagaACTTTTCCGCATTAATTTATTtcggaaatgtctttatttatataaagtgaaacACAAAAATCAGGTGAAAGGTGactattcaaaatataaaaacataatgaaacattATATAGTAAtcagtagtttgttttttagcttACGTTAGCCTactttttttgaaaaatgcacatttgtttcttacaTACTTACATGACGAAAAATTTCCTTTGGCGACTTGGTGCGTGACAAAATACACAGGTTATGGAAtgattataacaataataaaattaaataaagagtgTAGATTTCCCAAACAAAAATGGccataataatatttatattgaatGACGGACTATTTAGGTTTCCGTATATGGCCAAATGTTTTGATCCATTATCTGTTCTTCACATATATTAAACACTAGTCCCGGTATGTTGAAAATGAGGTGCTAAATATTTCCATATATTGTCAAGGGTATTTGATGTATGTGACTTTAATATGTTCATGCCTGAATGGGATGTAATTTTATAAAGTTAGAATATGAATTGCAAATACAATATCTAGTTCACAGGGATACTGAAGTGTCATATTGTCAAATGTaacattctttctttttgtgttttttttctagtaaaatgtttgaaaataatcacgttttttatttcacagaggcaaagaaaacatttgtttaatagGAAGCTGCAGTATAGGCTACAGTAAAGTATGCAACCTTAACGATAACCTGACTTGAAGATGTTGCCTTACCCTTTTTCCTTTCACACAATAATAACTTGTATGAGCTGCTCCTCACACCTTTATTTTGTAAAGAGGAACAGAACTGTAATTAGACGGGAAATCCCGCGTGTGCGTGTTTTACAAACTCGACAGCCCCGCCattacagccagcagccggtaACGGCACCAAGTATCCTGCAGCAAAGCATCATCAGTCTGTCTGTGAAATCAGCAAAGACAATAAAGGGAAATTAAACTCCGCATCAAGACTTTTATCATCCttattccattttattattCTGCTCGACATGTTTGTGCTCCAGTATTAACATGAAATGCAGGAGGTGGATGGAAATACTGATCAGATGAGGGATCGATCTGAAGTGCGCAAACTGTCCGCACGTTGATTAAACCCTATAGTTTTGATAATAAATCGTAGTAgtgatgacaaaaaaaagaggGGGATTATGGATTCTCATGGCGGACGCACTGGCGTCTGATTGGCTCCAGGTGACGGGCTGCGGGCCAATCAGAGTGCACGCTGCGGGAGGCTGCCGCTCCTAGCAACAAGGGGGAACCGCCGGAAGTCAgagttttttaaacatttttggagcctagtttactttactttacGACTACTTTACTTTACGACTTTACTTTACAACTACTTTACTTTAGGTGagaatttccattttatgcacctgcatgttgttgtttttactccactacattcaactgacagctttagttaccaTTTAGGctacttttcagattacaatTCTTCATACCTTTACTGTCCACTGAAAACCGTCTAAAGACATGGtgatttttaatgtttgtgattttatttaattttttttgtctacactcacatacagacatttattgttttatttatttatttaaatttttgatattttattttaatttttcaacacacacacacacacacacacacactttcactgttATTAATTTGATGAACCATATTAATtgaattcacaacacacacacaggcttacttcatttatttttttttatttttttacacacacaaacacacacttttgctgttttaattaggctactttatttaatgaactgtatgaaattaattgctcttttgtaatttatttgtagctttggcaatattgttgttttacattcatgccaataaagctgaagtGAATTGATAAACTAAAGATTTTACTGCAcaatgagcacttttacttttaagacTTTAAGTAAATATTGCTGATACTTTGACTAAAGCAAgggtttgattatttttaaatacagtctatggtttgaATGCAGGAGTTTTACATTGGAGTTTTGTCACAGTCGTATTTTGTAGTTTACCTTAGTGAAAGATCTAAATACTTTTAATCTCAATACAGTTAATTTACCCTTCTTTATATGCTGTTTGAGTAATTTATGCTACAAAAACACATTGGATATTATGAGGTCAGCAATGCTTTGAAATGTTCAGCAAAGTAACAAGTAACTATCAGATCAATTCAGTGGAATAAAAAGTGTAAATGTACTCAATACTCAATTAAGCACAAGTAGCTACCTCAAAATTATATTGCACTTGAGTGAAGGTACTTATTTACATCATCACTGCACCTCGTTATCAGTGAAGGAGCCTCTTTAGCAATCCAAAATATAATATCTCCTGATACATACAGTAACAGTTttctaattatttttgttttgataatttTGCACTGTCCACCACAGGTGTACTCTGCTTACTCATTTTTTTCATATTATGTCGCCCTCTGGTGGTTGCTGTGTTTAAAATCATAGGAAATCCCTTTCTCCTCCTGTAAGTGTACCAGTATGTAATCCTCACAATactaatgcaaaaaaaaatgtcaaattataaaATTCCTTTCTAGTTACCCCTAATTATATTATAATGGCTAAATAAATACCGGCCAGTTTGCCCATTAGACTTTTAGTCCCTACTTTCAGATTGACTTCTTTTAACCGGGCAAGAGGTAGTTTTCAATGACCCCCCACACATGGGTTTTTGTGACTGTATTATTgagtatattttatattatggcACCTATTTTATGTAAGAACATgaaggttttattttgaaagtaactTGTGGAATGTGATAACAGTACAAGGACAGTTACGTAAAAACCTATGTGGGGTTGTTATTAAGGTGATGGAGACCACTTGGTTTGATCCTGGCAGTTGTAACGACAGTCCTTATGGTCGAATTTACCTGAACGCCCGTTGTTggtatccaaagaaggttaaagtcaacgGAAACTCgtcttggttgaagatactagaaaaCGTtccgtccctcatccaagagacttcttcagttctgaaatgactggtagagaaactcagctatttaacctctgtggagTTGTTTGCCAAGATCATCGATACAGCTGGTTAGTTAGTGCTCCTGGCCACCacccgtggccaagtctgaacaaccattattggcatcttcacctgaggccaagaggttacgCTTGACCATAACatctgtcgttacaacagccaggagcactaacgaaccagcggtatcgatgatctgcccttgactttaaccttcttaaCCTTCGGAGAACCTTCACCGTTGTTGGTATGTTTGCTCAAACTCCTGGGAAGGGTTGGAAGCACACCGTTGTGGGGGATACGTAAGTAATGTTTGCGAGAGATGGTTTTCTACTGTGGTGTAAATAGCTTCCTTCACTTCTCTTTAaaaccatctgtcctccctATCAAAAATATTAACGTTGTCCTTGAAAGAGGATTAGGGGTCATCTAATGGAAGAAGTGAAAAGCACATCCCTGAACCTTTTCAGAGGAACACCCCAGAACAACCGGCACATATATATGGTACCACTCATTGGTCAAGCCTTCACAGACCACAACGACTCAGTGGACAGTAATATCAAATTCACACAAGAGGTTGTCAGCAACAGCAGTTTGCTCTTCTGTACACACTGAAGAGGACAGCAGCCTCCCCTTTGGAGAATACAGGAAACCCTACTCTTTGGCTCtcaccaaagtcatcaggaCCCTGCACCACCAAGATGATAACCGACCAACAAGAGCCCATGAGACAGAGCATCACCTGAAAGATGCTCTTAAAGCTCGTGGATATCCAAACTGGACCTTTATGAAaacaagatccaggaagaacaccaaatgaggaaaataataataaccacAACATCATGATTGAGTAAGaatctggagtatcagagaagtTCAGGAGtattaaacccaagaacacgtTAAGAGACATAGGAAGACATGAAAAAATAATCTAGCGTATGCTGTCTAATGAGGTGAGGTATGCACAGATCTGCGTATTGGGGCAACTAAACAAACACTATGTGACGCAAATAAAATGTCTGGTCaaattttggtttaatttaatgtaatccATTTTGTAGCACagtttatattaatttattagtcTGGTCCCAGAAGCATTTTGTATTACAAATATGTAGGGGGCAGCAGAGCACTCGCTGTAATGGTGAGTGTTTTGATGATGTAGCTGTCGTAGCCATGACATTCTGGCAAGACCGACCAGACCGACGGCAGCAAGTTTCCTCtgcatattttatgtttaacaGGTAAATAAGCACAGTAAATCCTTATCTCTTATGTTTAAGCCGTTTTTAGGATTCACTATGTAGTTTGTTGTGTTCAGATAAGTTTCTCTGACTCCCCCATGTCAACCCGTGCTCACTCCatgactcgtcacatatggacgcatggtcaaaaAGATCCATCGGCGTCAGtgtgtaacgcactggggatccctcatagtgtcatagttcaacgcagtttggccctgtagcgtcagtttttgatggtaaaggcagaGTAAGGAGTTGGTtggtgtggatggagggccaACACCCAGACTTTGAACCAGAAGAGCGGGGTTACTTTctcttgtgaaacaaaaagtcaacattaaatatttttatgcaaGTTAGGTTAATTGCataagttacgcaagtgacgtAGGGTTACatgttaactgacgtacgtagttattttaacccaaaccatgatcttttcctaactaaagttttgttgcctaaacctaaacaagtactttttgtgcctaaacctaaccaaactgcaacgtttcacaactttaacaatatgccgtttcaaaatggcgatgtttcgaaacgctagcgttttattttgaaattttacGTTATGCATatgtattgttgctaactttacctaAACTAATGAACAGCTGTTCGCCAGAGACATGCCTGTAAACCAGTCCAGCAAACGGCTGCTGTCACCAGTAATGTTGCCTGGATGCTAGAAGCAGGTGTTTAGTTACCCCAGGCGGcttttgagtaaatgtaatccCGATAACCAGCTGGTTAAAAGTTAAAGTGAGATCTATCCGTAGCTACATCTTGCCGGCATGCAGCTAAATTTCTTTGTTTGATAAATTTGATCATCGATAGAAATGGTGGAttacatgtaaacaattgcgaAACACAAGTCTATTTGTTAAGTTTATTAAGAAACTTGTGTCCTTGCTGACGTCAAAGTCACATACAAGCTGATTTCAGAAGGGGAGGCAGAGGGCTGAACCAGGTAAAGTAGGAAGGGGAAAGTTTTGTTCtatatgtaaaatgtgtgtataaTTGTGTGTTCAAAGAATGATAATGTTTACAAGTCCAAGCAGAAGTTAGTTTTCTGTGTTGTGGACACATTTCTGTCAGTATCACAAAAGAATGAAGGATAGATGTGGTTTTCAATGCCATCAAAACAACCTCCATCACCACTTTTTAGACAGAACAGGTTGATAAAAGGAGTTTTTTAGGAGGTGGATGCGTTCAGGAACAGGTTTTCTTCTCCTTGGTGGCTcttcttgtgtgttttcagacagtGGCTCTGAGTGAAAGCTTTGTCGCAGACGGTGCACTTGTAAGGTTTCTCTCCGTTGTGGGTCCTCATGTGGACCTTCAGGTGGTCTTGGCGAAAGCACGCTTTCCCACAAACTCCACAGACAAACCGCTTGATGCCCAGGTGGGTCCTAACGTGGTTGGTCAGGTAAGTCTTGTGTTTAAAACAGCGGCCGCACTCTGAGCAGCTGTACGGCGCCTCGTCGGTGTGCACACGCATGTGCACGTTCAGCTTTGCGCTGGATTTGAAGCCTTTGCTACATATGCTGCAGATGAACGGCCTCTCGTTGCTGTGCGTTAGCATGTGAGTTTTTAAACTGCTCTTTTCCACAAACGTCTTGCAGCAGATGTGGCAGAGGTACGGCCGGTCTCTGGAGGCATGGACCTTCTCATGCGACTTCAACCCAGCGGGACCTTTGAAACGCTTCCCACAAAGCTCACAGCCGTAACGTCTCTCTACCGAGTGGGTCGCCTTGTGGCGAGTTAAAGATCGCCGGTCGTAGACAGATTTACCACAAACATTGCAGTGGTACTTGTCTCTACCTGTGTGTATCATGCTGTGAGCTTTGAGCTGCGTCTTTAGACCAAACGCCTTCGGGCAAATATCACACTTGTGTGGTTTATCAGCCACGTGGACCCAACGGTGAGCACACAAAGTTGACAATCGTCCAAAGGTTTTGTGGCAAACGTCACATTTAAACGGTCTGTCTCCTGTGTGTAGAGTGGTGTGGGAGTTGAGGCTAGTTTTGGTGAGGAAAGATTTCCCACAATATGAACAGTCGTGACTTTTTTGATAATTTCTAAGATGTCCCTTTAACTCTTCTACAGATTCAAACTTCTCTCCACACACTCCACAAACAAGCTGTGATTTCTCAACGTGACTCCAGGCGTGTTTGATCAAACTGCCCAAGTTCCGGTACAAAAGTCCACAGACTTTACAGGGCGTTTTACTGCTCCCAATCAACTGCCCCTTCACACCAGACAAATTGGACTCtagcttcttcctcttttttggCGACTGCAGATCAGGATCTGGTTTCCAGTCGTCGTCTCCGTTGAACGCCTCATCTCCATCTTTGTCTTCGTCATCACTGGAGTCCACTTGGCTCTCAGCAGCATCTTCATCATCAGCTTCCTCCGTTTCCATGtcctgttgttgtgatgttgaGCTGCTGGACTGAACATCCACTTTGTCACCTTCCACATGCTGAACAGAGCAGCTGTGgggaaaaatgtaaacattacttTGTGCATACACAGATAATTGTAGTGTCCTCACATTAATCCGGACAAAATTTGAACATAAAATACGACATTAGAGTTTTTGACCTCCGctgttttctttccttgtgCAAGAATGGAAGAAAAGGACTGCCAGCTGCATGTACACGTACACGTGGACGTAAACAATGctgaatttaaaatattgaaaataaaattgtcTTTCAAACGTTTATTGAGGAAGGAAATGTTTTCAACATGTTTATTAGTAGAGCTCACTACCAATCtatcgttttgcagatattattattattatgggctacttgcagatatatctaTATCGCcatttataacagccgatatgaatattaaaaagagaaacagagagtggGATCCTGCagcgctgcagctcctctgttaacaacactgcaacctAGTCTTGGAGGCTACGCGACagacgtgattgtagatttatttctgaaacggTTTGGCTTCAAAGAGATGTTTCTTTGCATCAGACCAAATGCggatataatttttttgttgtgtgactTGCGTGAGTGTGATCGCTGGACTACTAGTTGTAGTAAAAGTTTCTACAGGACTTTTGATCTTTTATTCAAACATGAAAATTAGTCATTTGCTGGAATCAGTTGTAAAAGAAATCAGTtcaagttgtttttaaattacctTGAGCTGAGCCCGGCCTCATCGCTTTGGACGGTGGATGGAAAATCAGTGGAGGCGGCGCCTCTCTGTAAAAGGtgaagctcctcctcctctcctgtctgcAAGAATTTGTTCCCAAATTATATTAAGCTAGTTCAGTTCCAGAAGAAACCTCTGGTAGCTTCAGAGTCTTACAGAGCAGCGACCTGTACGTGGTAAAAGAAGACGGGTAATATTACAGTATCTACCTTCAGTCGGATGTAGAGTGCGGAGTGTCCTGCTCCGGTGAGCCTCATGCTCCTGAAGATCTCCTCTGGTGTCAGCGTCTTTACTTCGAGTGGCTGGAGCCTCTTGCTCCAGTCGGACTTGAAGACGTCAAAAGGTTTGTTGTGTCCTGCCAGCTGAGGGAAGGTGGACCTCAGCAGGTGTAGGAAGTCCGCTTCCTGTAGGTCACGAGGACACTGCAGCTTCTGAACAGGACAtttctgaaacactgaaacagacaAAGATTCACATTACCTCTTAACAACCTCCGTCCACCTCACATTTAGTCCATCCAGAACTTCATCTTTAATATTCACCATTTTTTGAAAGAACATCTGACTGCGAATCCTCCAGTACGCAGACTCTGAGCAGGTGGTGATTGGTTCCTCCGTAAAGGCTTGGTCTGCCAGGCTTCCTCCTCACAGACGAATCTCCGGGAGACGATAACCTGAAAGATGGTCACAATATCTGATTCTCCTGCAGCCATCTATGAATGTTATTATTAAGataaatattcaaatgtgaTGTGACAATGAAGGTGACTGAAACAGTTTAATGAAGTCAAGGTTTGGGaaaatttaaaaagtctttCAGTGTGAAAACAGTTCCCCATCTGATTTTGAGAAAATCATGCAGACAAATCATCCATCCAGCAAGAACGGATCATTGTGCACGCACCTGTCCGCAGATATGTTGTTCTCTTTAGTTTTTTGTTACCTGGGGTTCATTTGGGTTTGATCAGCTGACGTGGAGGCAGAGCTGGATGGAGAATCATCTGGCCTCTCTACAGGATGAAGGTCTTCACTGCTGCTCTGAGGATCCTCTCCGGTCTGTAACAGGGTTGTTcccaaaaaaacataaagcactTCTTTTATGGAAACAGCAGAAACTATTCCACCTCCCAACACTCAAGCAAGACTGCCCCTCATGGCAGAAATCAAACAATCTCAACTCAACATTTTGAGATAATCGGCCgatacctgcactcacaagGCTGACATAAAAAACCTTTCTGCGAACACATCTGCAGCAGCCTCCTCATCAGCTTAAAAGGACAGTTAGCATCCCTAATTTACGTTACTAGCCTCAGCTCCTACATGGTAACCACCATCCTTTCTTTAACAACCAGCATTCAGACTCCTCTTAATGGAGCTTTCACATCTGCCTCATTTAGTTTGGTTGAATCGCATTAGAGTTAGTTTCCCCACTTGGCGCGGTTCATTTAGGCAGTCGTGAATGCAGCAATCGCACCCGGGTGCGCACCAAAAGCCGGCCAAACAAGCGTACTCGGTACACTTTCAAAGGAACTCTGGTGCGGTTCGCttttggtgtgaaagcaaacgaatcaaccacaggattttatgatagcagagatgtgatctgagcattatttccCAAAActaaaccactaataaatccatctgctgaccgTGACATGTGTTCAGagatcttataattgatctgtagAAGCCGCTAtctttatgaaaatcatttggtaacgtATACTTGTCAGTGCGGGTATTTCTCTGATTAATAAGTTAAAATCTATTAAAAAAAGGACGGCAAGTAGTACTTTGTTTACTCTGTCAGTTTGTGAGAGCGATACAACCGTGTACTATAGGCTAACAAGCCccgaattattactgtacatgtcctgtttttacNNNNNNNNNNNNNNNNNNNNNNNNNNNNNNNNNNNNNNNNNNNNNNNNNNNNNNNNNNNNNNNNNNNNNNNNNNNNNNNNNNNNNNNNNNNNNNNNNNNNATTTGGGTTTGATCAGCTGACGTGGAGGCAGAGCTGGATGGAGAATCATCTGGCCTCTCTACAGGATGAAGGTCTTCACTGCTGCTCTGAGGATCCTCTCCGGTCTGTAACAGGGTTGTTcccaaaaaaacataaagcactTCTTTTATGGAAACAGCAGAAACTATTCCACCTCCCAACACTCAAGCAAGACTGCCCCTCATGGCAGAAATCAAACAATCTCAACTCAACATTTTGAGATAATCGGCCgatacctgcactcacaagGCTGACATAAAAAACCTTTCTGCGAACACATCTGCAGCAGCCTCCTCATCAGCTTAAAAGGACAGTTAGCATCCCTAATTTACGTTACTAGCCTCAGCTCCTACATGGTAACCACCATCCTTTCTTTAACAACCAGCATTCAGACTCCTCTTAATGGAGCTTTCACATCTGCCTCATTTAGTTTGGTTGAATCGCATTAGAGTTAGTTTCCCCACTTGGCGCGGTTCATTTAGGCAGTCGTGAATGCAGCAATCGCACCCGGGTGCGCACCAAAAGCCGGCCAAACAAGCGTACTCGGTACACTTTCAAAGGAACTCTGGTGCGGTTCGCttttggtgtgaaagcaaacgaatcaaccacaggattttatgatagcagagatgtgatctgagcattatttccCAAAActaaaccactaataaatccatctgctgaccgTGACATGTGTTCAGagatcttataattgatctgtagAAGCCGCTAtctttatgaaaatcatttggtaacgtATACTTGTCAGTGCGGGTATTTCTCTGATTAATAAGTTAAAATCTATTAAAAAAAGGACGGCAAGTAGTACTTTGTTTACTCTGTCAGTTTGTGAGAGCGATACAACCGTGTACTATAGGCTAACAAGCCccgaattattactgtacatgtcctgtttttacattattattcataatagaCTATGCGGTCGATCTGCGGTCTAACATAACTAATCATGTATCTGTAACCACCATCTGTAAAAGGtggagctcctcctcctcctctcctgtctgcAAGCGTTTGTTcccaaattatatttttaagaaaATTCAACTGATGCTGGTTCCATTTAAAGGGTGATTGAATTTTTGACTATCTCAGATGAAGCCTCAGGTAGTATCAGAGTCTTACAGAGCAGGGACCTGTATGTGGCATAATAATACTACAGTATCTACCTTCAGTCGGATGTAGAGGGCGGAGTATCCTGCTCCGGTGAGCCTGATGCTCCTGAAGATCTCCTCTGGTGTCAGCGTCTTTACTTCGAGCGGCTGGAGCCTCTTGCTCCTGTCGGACTTGAAGACGTTAAAAGGTTTGTTGTGTCCTGCCAGCTGAGGGAAGGTGGACCTCAGCAGGTCCAGAAAGTCCGCCTCCTGTAGGCCACGAGGACACTGCAGCTCCTGAACAGGACATTTCTGAAACACtgaagcagagaaaaataattgtGAAATTAAGTTTATCTTTCCAACAGTTACCTCTCTGCAGATAAGTTGTTAATTCagtcactaattaacacatattTAATATTCACCGTTTTGTGAAAGAACATCTGACTGCAAATCCTCCAGTACGCAGACTCTGAGCAGGTGGTGATTGGTTCCTCCGTGAAGGCTTGGTCTGCCAGGCTTCCTCCTCACAGACGAATCTCCGGGAGACGATAACCTGAAAGATGGTCATAATTTCTGATTCTCCTGCAGCCATCTATGAATGTTATTATTAAGataaatattcaaatgtgaTGTGACAATGAAGGTGACTGAAAACTAACTCAGGCCCACTGTGTTTAATGAAGTCAAGGTTTGGGaaaatttaaaaagtctttCAGTGTGAAAACAGTTCCCCATCTGATTTTGAGAAAATCATGCAGACAAATCATCCATCCAGCAAGAACGGATCATTGTGCACCCACCTGTGGGCAGATATGTTGTTCTCTTTAGTTTTTTGTTACCTGGGGTGTATTTGGGTTTGATCAGCTGATGTGGAGGCAGAGCTGGATGGAGAATCATCTGGCCTCTCTACAGGATGAAGGTCTTCCCTGCTGCTCTGAGGATCCTCTCCGGTCTGTAACAGGGTTGTTcccaaaaaaacataaagcactTCTTTTATGGAAACAGCAGAAACTATTCCACTTCCCAAAACTCAAGCAAGACTGCCCCTCATGGCAGAAATCAAATA
Proteins encoded in this region:
- the LOC123980886 gene encoding uncharacterized protein LOC123980886 isoform X3, encoding MLYWMNGNSGGSGTLDSLNNMSKTEILRGIVTEKLTTAAQEIFAVVERTVAGYEEEASGLRQEIDRQRRQLEAVLQPRVKLERREAQISDPDPEGHEAVVREEEAHTKQSGVGDTGSLALMWYNDDGEQQQPATSPTRDHLKDPEYQTKSRSISPTAWSDRKRASRPRRLLTLRICILEDSQAVLSKSVFQKCPVQELQCPSSLQEADFLDLLRSTFPQLAAQKQFDFFTSDRSRRLLPLRVKTLTPVEIYKGIRLTGAGHSALYIRLERSDDSPSSSATTSAGQSQMNPRLSSPRDLSHQAVEAEEEEEVELHLLKRNHGTTTDITSTPAVVIKSDEAGLSPRSFFFRGQSDRKGPGRPRAIDKQKHLDLRICILEDSQTDVLSKTVFKKCPVQELQCPLGLQEADFLDLLRSTFPQLAAQKHFDFFTSDKSRRLHPLRVKTLTPEEIYSGIRLTGAGHSALYIRLKGTTLLQTGEDPQSSREDLHPVERPDDSPSSSASTSADQTQIHPRLSSPGDSSVRRKPGRPSLHGGTNHHLLRVCVLEDLQSDVLSQNVFQKCPVQELQCPRGLQEADFLDLLRSTFPQLAGHNKPFNVFKSDRSKRLQPLEVKTLTPEEIFRSIRLTGAGYSALYIRLKTGEEEELHLLQRGAASTDFPSTVQSDEAGLSSSCSVQHVEGDKVDVQSSSSTSQQQDMETEEADDEDAAESQVDSSDDEDKDGDEAFNGDDDWKPDPDLQSPKKRKKLESNLSGVKGQLIGSSKTPCKVCGLLYRNLGSLIKHAWSHVEKSQLVCGVCGEKFESVEELKGHLRNYQKSHDCSYCGKSFLTKTSLNSHTTLHTGDRPFKCDVCHKTFGRLSTLCAHRWVHVADKPHKCDICPKAFGLKTQLKAHSMIHTGRDKYHCNVCGKSVYDRRSLTRHKATHSVERRYGCELCGKRFKGPAGLKSHEKVHASRDRPYLCHICCKTFVEKSSLKTHMLTHSNERPFICSICSKGFKSSAKLNVHMRVHTDEAPYSCSECGRCFKHKTYLTNHVRTHLGIKRFVCGVCGKACFRQDHLKVHMRTHNGEKPYKCTVCDKAFTQSHCLKTHKKSHQGEENLFLNASTS